In Numenius arquata chromosome 20, bNumArq3.hap1.1, whole genome shotgun sequence, the following proteins share a genomic window:
- the TNFRSF18 gene encoding tumor necrosis factor receptor superfamily member 18, which yields MTELASEVGHLKIRACLLLTACLWQWAQQTLATPCPDGELRTLIRDKKKCCPKCISSAGDNSTCQNVKDHDCRCRQGYSCIDSACLYCKKLPECAEGKELVKLGSSDFTFKCKPCEIGTYSNVKNGWCRNWTDCESSGFLTIKQGNSTHNTVCGFPSKDLEQAPISKDSLYTTILAILTAVAVFVLILLTFFLHFCIWSLKKEEYHTTDNLEHNFPRLPGALQLSHQREETYSCQFPEEEHGDKTAEEKSCLFHPQNP from the exons ATGACCGAACTGGCCAGTGAAGTCGGTCACCTCAAGATTCGAGCTTGCCTGCTGCTGACAGCCTGCCTGTGGCAATGGGCACAGCAAACGCTGGCAACACCATGCCCGGATGGTGAACTGAGAACCCTCAtcagagacaaaaagaaatgctgcCCCAAATGCATCTCAAGCGCAG GAGACAACAGCACATGTCAAAACGTTAAGGACCACGACTGCAGATGTCGGCAGGGATACAGCTGCATTGATAGTGCGTGTCTCTACTGCAAAAAACTGCCTGAGTGTGCAGAAGGCAAGGAGTTAGTTAAGCTCG GCTCTTCAGACTTCACGTTCAAATGTAAACCATGTGAGATAGGAACCTATTCTAATGTTAAGAATGGCTGGTGCCGTAACTGGACTGA tTGTGAAAGTTCTGGGTTTCTAACAATCAAGCAAGGCAACAGTACACATAATACAGTATGTGGTTTCCCTTCTAAAGATTTGGAGCAAG CTCCCATTTCAAAGGACTCTCTATACACCACCATCCTGGCCATTCTTACTGCAGTGGCTGTATTTGTTCTCATCTTGCTGACCTTCTTCTTGCATTTCTGCATATGGTCTCTGAAGAAGGAAGAATACCACACAACTGACA ATCTGGAACATAACTTCCCTAGGCTGCCGGGGGCTCTGCAACTGTCACACCAGAGAGAAGAGACTTACAGCTGCCAGTTTCCAGAAGAAGAACATGGAgacaaaacagcagaagaaaagtcTTGCCTTTTCCATCCCCAGAATCCATAA